A stretch of the Pan troglodytes isolate AG18354 chromosome 20, NHGRI_mPanTro3-v2.0_pri, whole genome shotgun sequence genome encodes the following:
- the FCGRT gene encoding IgG receptor FcRn large subunit p51 isoform X3 — protein MGVPRPQPWALGLLLFLLPGSLGAESHLSLLYHLTAVSSPAPGTPAFWVSGWLGPQQYLSYNSLRGEAEPCGAWVWENQVSWYWEKETTDLRIKEKLFLEAFKALGGKGPYTLQGLLGCELGPDNTSVPTAKFALNGEEFMNFDLKQGTWGGDWPEALAISQRWQQQDKAANKELTFLLFSCPHRLREHLERGRGNLEWKGCWTKIDTSWGCAQIFIPSATKEKLRLNQALALLPRLECSSRIRVHCSLNLPSSSDPPTLPFLNGWGHRAPLHAPEGPTQQPWLFRAYLQRLLLLPSGAATSVPAEWAGRWHRPG, from the exons ATGGGGGTCCCGCGGCCTCAGCCCTGGGCGCTGGGGCTCctgctctttctccttcctgggaGCCTGGGCGCAG AAAGCCACCTCTCCCTCCTGTACCACCTTACCGCGGTGTCCTCGCCTGCCCCGGGGACTCCTGCCTTCTGGGTGTCTGGCTGGCTGGGCCCGCAGCAGTACCTGAGCTACAATAGCCTGCGGGGCGAGGCGGAGCCCTGTGGAGCTTGGGTCTGGGAAAACCAGGTGTCCTGGTATTGGGAGAAAGAGACCACAGATCTGAGGATCAAGGAGAAGCTCTTTCTGGAAGCTTTCAAAGCTTTGGGGGGAAAAG GTCCCTACACTCTGCAGGGCCTGCTGGGCTGTGAACTGGGCCCTGACAACACCTCGGTGCCCACCGCCAAGTTCGCCCTGAACGGCGAGGAGTTCATGAATTTCGACCTCAAGCAGGGCACCTGGGGTGGGGACTGGCCCGAGGCCCTGGCTATCAGTCAGCGGTGGCAGCAGCAGGACAAGGCGGCCAACAAGGAGCTCACCTTCCTGCTATTCTCCTGCCCGCACCGCCTGCGGGAGCACCTGGAGAGGGGCCGCGGAAACCTGGAGTGGAAGG GCTGCTGGACAAAGATAGATACCAGCTGGGGATGTGCACAGATATTCATTCCAAGTGCCACAAAGGAGAAGTTGAGACTCAACCAG gcaCTTGcactgttgcctagactggagtgcagtagcaggattagagttcactgcagcctcaacctcccaagctcaagcgatcctcccaccttaccctTCCTGAATGGATGGggccacag AGCCCCCCTCCATGCGCCTGAAGGCCCGACCCAGCAGCCCTGGCTTTTCCGTGCTTACCTGCAGCGCCTTCTCCTTCTACCCTCCGGAGCTGCAACTTCGGTTCCTGCGGAATGGGCTGGCCGCTGGCACCGGCCAGGGTGA
- the FCGRT gene encoding IgG receptor FcRn large subunit p51 isoform X1, which translates to MGVPRPQPWALGLLLFLLPGSLGAESHLSLLYHLTAVSSPAPGTPAFWVSGWLGPQQYLSYNSLRGEAEPCGAWVWENQVSWYWEKETTDLRIKEKLFLEAFKALGGKGPYTLQGLLGCELGPDNTSVPTAKFALNGEEFMNFDLKQGTWGGDWPEALAISQRWQQQDKAANKELTFLLFSCPHRLREHLERGRGNLEWKGSCSVTRLESSGAIIAHCSLNFLGSSNCPTSASPGEPPSMRLKARPSSPGFSVLTCSAFSFYPPELQLRFLRNGLAAGTGQGDFGPNSDGSFHASSSLTVKSGDEHHYCCIVQHAGLAQPLRVELESPAKSSVLVVGIVIGVLLLTAAAVGGALLWRRMRSGLPAPWISLRGDDTGVLLPTPGEAQDADLKDVNVIPATA; encoded by the exons ATGGGGGTCCCGCGGCCTCAGCCCTGGGCGCTGGGGCTCctgctctttctccttcctgggaGCCTGGGCGCAG AAAGCCACCTCTCCCTCCTGTACCACCTTACCGCGGTGTCCTCGCCTGCCCCGGGGACTCCTGCCTTCTGGGTGTCTGGCTGGCTGGGCCCGCAGCAGTACCTGAGCTACAATAGCCTGCGGGGCGAGGCGGAGCCCTGTGGAGCTTGGGTCTGGGAAAACCAGGTGTCCTGGTATTGGGAGAAAGAGACCACAGATCTGAGGATCAAGGAGAAGCTCTTTCTGGAAGCTTTCAAAGCTTTGGGGGGAAAAG GTCCCTACACTCTGCAGGGCCTGCTGGGCTGTGAACTGGGCCCTGACAACACCTCGGTGCCCACCGCCAAGTTCGCCCTGAACGGCGAGGAGTTCATGAATTTCGACCTCAAGCAGGGCACCTGGGGTGGGGACTGGCCCGAGGCCCTGGCTATCAGTCAGCGGTGGCAGCAGCAGGACAAGGCGGCCAACAAGGAGCTCACCTTCCTGCTATTCTCCTGCCCGCACCGCCTGCGGGAGCACCTGGAGAGGGGCCGCGGAAACCTGGAGTGGAAGG gttcttgctctgtcaccagactggagtccagtggtgcaatcatagctcactgcagtctgaacttcctgggctcaagtaattgtcccacttcagcctccccaggag AGCCCCCCTCCATGCGCCTGAAGGCCCGACCCAGCAGCCCTGGCTTTTCCGTGCTTACCTGCAGCGCCTTCTCCTTCTACCCTCCGGAGCTGCAACTTCGGTTCCTGCGGAATGGGCTGGCCGCTGGCACCGGCCAGGGTGACTTCGGCCCCAACAGTGACGGATCCTTCCACGCCTCATCGTCACTAACAGTCAAAAGTGGCGATGAGCACCACTACTGCTGCATTGTGCAGCACGCGGGGCTGGCGCAGCCCCTCAGggtggagctgg AATCTCCAGCCAAGTCCTCCGTGCTCGTGGTGGGAATCGTCATCGGTGTCTTGCTACTCACGGCAGCGGCTGTAGGAGGAGCTCTGTTGTGGAGAAGGATGAGGAGTGGGCTGCCAG cccCTTGGATCTCCCTTCGTGGAGACGACACCGGGGTCCTCCTGCCCACCCCGGGGGAGGCCCAGGATGCTGATTTGAAGGATGTAAATGTGATTCCAGCCACCGCCTGA
- the FCGRT gene encoding IgG receptor FcRn large subunit p51 isoform X2, producing the protein MGVPRPQPWALGLLLFLLPGSLGAESHLSLLYHLTAVSSPAPGTPAFWVSGWLGPQQYLSYNSLRGEAEPCGAWVWENQVSWYWEKETTDLRIKEKLFLEAFKALGGKGPYTLQGLLGCELGPDNTSVPTAKFALNGEEFMNFDLKQGTWGGDWPEALAISQRWQQQDKAANKELTFLLFSCPHRLREHLERGRGNLEWKEPPSMRLKARPSSPGFSVLTCSAFSFYPPELQLRFLRNGLAAGTGQGDFGPNSDGSFHASSSLTVKSGDEHHYCCIVQHAGLAQPLRVELESPAKSSVLVVGIVIGVLLLTAAAVGGALLWRRMRSGLPAPWISLRGDDTGVLLPTPGEAQDADLKDVNVIPATA; encoded by the exons ATGGGGGTCCCGCGGCCTCAGCCCTGGGCGCTGGGGCTCctgctctttctccttcctgggaGCCTGGGCGCAG AAAGCCACCTCTCCCTCCTGTACCACCTTACCGCGGTGTCCTCGCCTGCCCCGGGGACTCCTGCCTTCTGGGTGTCTGGCTGGCTGGGCCCGCAGCAGTACCTGAGCTACAATAGCCTGCGGGGCGAGGCGGAGCCCTGTGGAGCTTGGGTCTGGGAAAACCAGGTGTCCTGGTATTGGGAGAAAGAGACCACAGATCTGAGGATCAAGGAGAAGCTCTTTCTGGAAGCTTTCAAAGCTTTGGGGGGAAAAG GTCCCTACACTCTGCAGGGCCTGCTGGGCTGTGAACTGGGCCCTGACAACACCTCGGTGCCCACCGCCAAGTTCGCCCTGAACGGCGAGGAGTTCATGAATTTCGACCTCAAGCAGGGCACCTGGGGTGGGGACTGGCCCGAGGCCCTGGCTATCAGTCAGCGGTGGCAGCAGCAGGACAAGGCGGCCAACAAGGAGCTCACCTTCCTGCTATTCTCCTGCCCGCACCGCCTGCGGGAGCACCTGGAGAGGGGCCGCGGAAACCTGGAGTGGAAGG AGCCCCCCTCCATGCGCCTGAAGGCCCGACCCAGCAGCCCTGGCTTTTCCGTGCTTACCTGCAGCGCCTTCTCCTTCTACCCTCCGGAGCTGCAACTTCGGTTCCTGCGGAATGGGCTGGCCGCTGGCACCGGCCAGGGTGACTTCGGCCCCAACAGTGACGGATCCTTCCACGCCTCATCGTCACTAACAGTCAAAAGTGGCGATGAGCACCACTACTGCTGCATTGTGCAGCACGCGGGGCTGGCGCAGCCCCTCAGggtggagctgg AATCTCCAGCCAAGTCCTCCGTGCTCGTGGTGGGAATCGTCATCGGTGTCTTGCTACTCACGGCAGCGGCTGTAGGAGGAGCTCTGTTGTGGAGAAGGATGAGGAGTGGGCTGCCAG cccCTTGGATCTCCCTTCGTGGAGACGACACCGGGGTCCTCCTGCCCACCCCGGGGGAGGCCCAGGATGCTGATTTGAAGGATGTAAATGTGATTCCAGCCACCGCCTGA